From Corynebacterium frankenforstense DSM 45800, the proteins below share one genomic window:
- a CDS encoding DEAD/DEAH box helicase, which yields MAKFLLHGLWVQRSGLHLWIEQVAGHRIVVPESVPEGTFPPAVADLLTAASFRHRLRTTLRTPKGREVALTIPTAAYAPAEAMSLLSRLEFLDEPGPAATKAQREAIAPDLMWLVRMYRGLYRFVRAGRVMIKLAYEDNHWYPQWQLAQGLDERGWVAAMTAAAPGVLTVNNRNLDEDITETWPHWIAAAMLADLTEEDDYLDRHDFARSLIESTPVRRGGVGLLNRLNSWKESITSVDVQLVAIVEQPDDSDTENVDPDEALWPVRVQLRSGVGSPQPVRAGHLDRGTLELARDKQARAVKIAPLLDVASYGVDAPRGVSVPVDLYTEAPGEGRVGDWDVYLSTSQVVDFVSRDAARLREHGVTVMLPKAWASFEAHAHLETRESDAAGEGATRRHIGMDKLIDYNWRISVGDTELTDSEMDELVHSKSGLIRLRGQWVLADTSSISRITDYMSELAQRSRTRAKRELERLAAEIERARLSDDPDTDATVARLERELEEAREAFNAAAEDDSGQVTVAELRELALEALAEDPVEITGPDWYTALIGGTGALAEQAPERVELPETVHAELREYQRRGVDWLHWMSRNGLGGVLADDMGLGKTLQLLTLLAVEHARDEATGPTLVVAPTSVVGNWATEARRFTPQLRVVVHHGSHRASGEKFDEMIATHDVVVTSYGIAARDRSLLGAVEWDHVVLDEAQHIKNSATRSAKAVRALPARHRIALTGTPVENHLSEMRSILDFTNPGVLGSASFFRNHFARPIERDQDSAMAERLRRLTAPFILRRLKTDPAVVDDLPEKNEHVVTVAMTAEQAALYTAYVDDVRRRIEDTEGMARRGLVLAALTRIKQICNHPAHFLGDGSAVTLRGHHRSGKVAELVRLLDEAVGGGERMLIFTQYRAFGDLLKPYLSRRLGEDVPFLHGGVSRTGRAKMVERFQSPDGPAAMILSLKAGGTGLNLTAASVVVHMDRWWNPAVENQATDRAYRIGQRKDVTVYKMITAGTLEESIQDILDGKTQLAGAVIGEGEGWITELDPDQLAELMSYRGTGE from the coding sequence ATGGCCAAATTCCTCCTGCACGGGCTGTGGGTCCAGCGCTCCGGGCTGCACCTGTGGATCGAGCAGGTCGCCGGCCACCGGATCGTCGTGCCCGAATCGGTCCCCGAGGGCACGTTCCCGCCGGCGGTCGCGGACCTGCTGACCGCCGCCTCCTTCCGCCACCGGCTGCGCACCACGCTGCGCACGCCCAAGGGCCGCGAGGTCGCCCTGACCATCCCGACCGCCGCCTACGCGCCCGCCGAGGCGATGAGTCTGCTCAGCCGCCTCGAGTTCCTCGACGAGCCCGGCCCGGCGGCCACCAAGGCGCAGCGCGAGGCGATCGCCCCGGACCTGATGTGGCTGGTGCGCATGTACCGCGGCCTCTACCGCTTCGTGCGCGCCGGGCGCGTGATGATCAAGCTGGCCTACGAGGACAACCACTGGTACCCGCAGTGGCAGCTCGCGCAGGGCCTCGACGAGCGCGGCTGGGTCGCCGCCATGACCGCCGCCGCGCCGGGCGTGCTCACCGTCAACAACCGCAACCTCGACGAGGACATCACCGAGACCTGGCCGCACTGGATCGCCGCGGCCATGCTGGCCGACCTCACCGAGGAGGACGACTACCTCGACCGCCACGACTTCGCCCGCTCGCTGATCGAGTCCACGCCCGTGCGCCGCGGCGGGGTGGGCCTGCTCAACCGGCTGAACTCCTGGAAGGAGTCGATCACCAGCGTCGACGTGCAGCTGGTGGCCATCGTCGAGCAGCCCGACGACTCCGACACCGAGAACGTCGACCCCGACGAGGCGCTGTGGCCGGTGCGCGTGCAGCTGCGCAGCGGCGTGGGCTCCCCGCAGCCCGTGCGCGCCGGGCACCTCGACCGCGGCACCCTGGAACTGGCCCGCGACAAGCAGGCCCGGGCCGTGAAGATCGCCCCGCTTCTCGACGTCGCGTCCTACGGCGTGGACGCACCGCGCGGCGTCTCCGTGCCCGTCGACCTCTACACCGAGGCGCCGGGGGAGGGGCGCGTGGGCGACTGGGACGTCTACCTGTCGACCTCCCAGGTCGTCGACTTCGTCTCCCGCGACGCCGCCCGGCTGCGCGAGCACGGCGTGACCGTCATGCTGCCCAAGGCGTGGGCGAGCTTCGAGGCGCACGCGCACCTGGAGACCCGCGAGTCCGACGCCGCCGGCGAGGGCGCTACCCGGCGCCACATCGGCATGGACAAGCTCATCGACTACAACTGGCGGATCTCGGTGGGTGACACCGAGCTGACCGACTCCGAGATGGACGAGCTGGTCCACTCCAAGTCCGGGCTGATCCGCCTGCGCGGGCAGTGGGTGCTGGCCGACACCTCCTCGATCTCCCGGATCACCGACTACATGTCCGAGCTCGCGCAACGCTCCCGCACGCGCGCCAAGCGGGAGCTGGAGCGCCTGGCCGCCGAGATCGAGCGCGCCCGGCTCTCCGACGACCCGGACACCGACGCGACCGTCGCACGCCTGGAGCGCGAGCTCGAGGAGGCCCGCGAGGCCTTCAACGCCGCCGCCGAGGACGACTCCGGCCAGGTCACCGTCGCCGAGCTGCGCGAGCTGGCGCTCGAGGCGCTGGCCGAGGACCCCGTCGAGATCACCGGGCCGGACTGGTACACCGCGCTGATCGGCGGCACCGGGGCGCTGGCCGAGCAGGCCCCCGAGCGCGTCGAGCTGCCCGAGACCGTGCACGCCGAGCTGCGCGAGTACCAGCGCCGCGGCGTGGACTGGCTGCACTGGATGTCGCGCAACGGGCTCGGCGGCGTGCTCGCCGACGACATGGGCCTGGGCAAGACCCTGCAGCTGCTGACGCTGCTGGCCGTCGAGCACGCCCGCGACGAGGCCACCGGGCCCACACTCGTGGTCGCGCCGACCTCCGTGGTGGGCAACTGGGCCACCGAGGCGCGCCGCTTCACCCCTCAGCTGCGCGTGGTGGTCCACCACGGCTCGCACCGCGCGAGCGGTGAGAAGTTCGACGAGATGATCGCGACCCACGACGTGGTGGTCACCAGCTACGGCATCGCCGCGCGCGACCGTTCGCTCCTGGGCGCGGTCGAGTGGGACCACGTGGTCCTCGACGAGGCCCAGCACATCAAGAACTCCGCGACGCGCTCGGCGAAGGCCGTTCGGGCCCTGCCGGCGCGCCACCGCATCGCGCTGACGGGCACCCCGGTGGAGAACCACCTGTCCGAGATGCGCTCGATCCTGGACTTCACCAACCCGGGCGTGCTGGGCAGCGCGTCGTTCTTCCGCAACCACTTCGCCCGGCCCATCGAGCGCGACCAGGACTCCGCGATGGCCGAGCGGCTGCGCAGGCTCACGGCCCCGTTCATCCTGCGCCGGCTCAAGACCGACCCGGCCGTGGTCGACGACCTGCCGGAGAAGAACGAGCACGTGGTCACCGTCGCGATGACCGCCGAGCAGGCCGCGCTCTACACCGCCTACGTCGACGACGTGCGCCGGCGCATCGAGGACACCGAGGGCATGGCCCGCCGCGGCCTGGTCCTTGCGGCCCTGACCCGCATCAAGCAGATCTGCAACCACCCGGCGCACTTCCTCGGCGACGGCTCGGCGGTGACGCTTCGCGGCCACCACCGCTCCGGCAAGGTCGCCGAGCTGGTCCGCCTGCTCGACGAGGCCGTCGGCGGCGGGGAGCGAATGCTCATCTTCACCCAGTACCGCGCCTTCGGCGACCTGCTCAAGCCGTACCTGAGCCGCCGCCTCGGCGAGGACGTGCCCTTCCTGCACGGCGGGGTCTCGCGCACCGGGCGCGCGAAGATGGTCGAGCGCTTCCAGTCCCCGGACGGCCCGGCGGCGATGATCCTCTCGCTGAAGGCCGGCGGCACCGGCCTGAACCTGACGGCGGCCAGCGTGGTGGTCCACATGGACCGCTGGTGGAACCCGGCGGTGGAGAACCAGGCCACCGACCGCGCCTACCGCATCGGCCAGCGCAAGGACGTCACCGTCTACAAGATGATCACCGCCGGCACCCTCGAGGAGTCCATCCAGGACATCCTCGACGGCAAGACCCAGCTGGCCGGCGCCGTCATCGGCGAGGGCGAGGGCTGGATCACCGAGCTGGACCCGGACCAGCTCGCCGAGCTGATGAGCTACCGCGGCACGGGGGAGTAG
- a CDS encoding (deoxy)nucleoside triphosphate pyrophosphohydrolase, which yields MGMATDPIRVTGAVIVRDGTVMAAQRGAHKSQGGLWEFPGGKIEPGEAPQEALARELREELSCSVSVGEKLTTTAHDYGTAVVELTTFFCTLEGTEPQLSEHQALAWLPPERLEELEWAPADVPAVRLLVEGAHP from the coding sequence ATGGGAATGGCCACTGACCCGATCCGCGTCACCGGCGCGGTCATCGTCCGCGATGGCACTGTCATGGCCGCCCAGCGCGGGGCGCACAAATCTCAGGGGGGCCTGTGGGAGTTCCCCGGCGGCAAAATTGAGCCTGGTGAGGCCCCGCAGGAGGCATTGGCGCGCGAGCTGCGCGAGGAGCTTTCCTGCAGCGTGAGCGTGGGAGAGAAATTGACGACGACCGCGCATGACTACGGCACTGCGGTGGTTGAGCTGACTACCTTCTTCTGCACTCTGGAGGGGACCGAGCCGCAGCTGAGTGAGCACCAAGCGCTCGCGTGGCTGCCTCCCGAGCGCCTTGAGGAGCTGGAGTGGGCCCCGGCCGATGTGCCCGCCGTGCGTCTGCTGGTTGAAGGCGCCCACCCGTGA
- a CDS encoding amino acid permease: protein MSAQPSESTAAQSAQAQTQTPQRRRPQLGLKARHIHFIALGSAIGTGLFYGSAGAIQAAGPSVLLVYLLGGAVVYFMLRALGEMAVRHPVSGSFAEYTREHLGGWAGYITGWMYAFEMIIVCLADLTAIAIYMGFWFPDTPQWVWVAVTLLVVGAANLVSVRWFGELEFAFTIVKVAAVIAMIVGGAAILAFNLGSDPQAAGVDNLWSDGGFFPNGAGGMISAFILVLFAFGGTEIIGVAGAEAEEPKKAVPKAVNTVPMRILLFYVLSILVILLLNPWRSITGEESPFVQIFSTLGVNWAAALLNVVVITAALSAINSDLFGAGRVITGMARQHLAPQQMQKTTAKGVPVFTTVALLVVLVVGVVLNWLLPEEVFTVVAALATFATIYVWLMILVAHVASRRHLSAEEVEALDFPVPLWPWGQYFAIAFIIFTFGIMLWEPEYWTALAVGVGFLVLMTVLYYATGRHRIPGINDIDGARL, encoded by the coding sequence ATGTCGGCACAGCCTTCAGAGAGCACCGCCGCGCAGTCCGCGCAGGCGCAGACCCAGACACCGCAGCGGCGTCGTCCGCAGCTGGGACTGAAGGCCCGACACATCCATTTCATCGCGCTGGGCTCCGCGATCGGCACCGGCCTGTTCTACGGCTCGGCCGGCGCGATCCAGGCCGCCGGCCCCTCGGTGCTGCTGGTCTACCTGCTCGGCGGCGCGGTGGTCTACTTCATGCTCCGCGCCCTCGGCGAGATGGCCGTGCGCCACCCGGTCTCGGGGTCCTTCGCCGAGTACACCCGCGAGCACCTGGGCGGCTGGGCCGGCTACATCACCGGCTGGATGTACGCCTTCGAGATGATCATCGTCTGCCTGGCGGACCTGACGGCCATCGCGATCTACATGGGCTTCTGGTTCCCGGACACCCCGCAGTGGGTGTGGGTGGCCGTGACCCTGCTGGTCGTGGGCGCGGCGAACCTGGTCAGCGTGCGCTGGTTCGGTGAGCTCGAGTTCGCCTTCACCATCGTCAAGGTCGCCGCCGTGATCGCGATGATCGTCGGCGGTGCCGCGATCCTGGCGTTCAACCTGGGCTCGGACCCGCAGGCCGCGGGCGTGGACAACCTCTGGAGCGACGGCGGCTTCTTCCCCAACGGCGCCGGCGGCATGATCTCCGCGTTCATCCTGGTCCTCTTCGCCTTCGGCGGCACCGAGATCATCGGCGTGGCCGGCGCGGAGGCCGAGGAGCCCAAGAAGGCGGTGCCGAAGGCCGTCAACACCGTGCCGATGCGCATCCTGCTGTTCTACGTGCTGAGCATCCTGGTCATCCTGCTGCTCAACCCGTGGCGCTCGATCACCGGCGAGGAGAGCCCGTTCGTCCAGATCTTCAGCACCCTGGGAGTCAACTGGGCGGCCGCGCTGCTCAACGTCGTGGTCATCACCGCGGCGCTCTCCGCGATCAACTCGGACCTCTTCGGCGCCGGCCGCGTGATCACGGGCATGGCCCGCCAGCACCTGGCCCCGCAGCAGATGCAGAAGACCACCGCCAAGGGTGTCCCGGTGTTCACCACGGTCGCTCTGTTGGTCGTCCTGGTCGTCGGCGTCGTGCTCAACTGGCTGCTTCCCGAGGAGGTCTTCACGGTCGTCGCCGCGCTGGCCACCTTCGCCACGATCTACGTCTGGCTGATGATCCTCGTCGCCCACGTCGCCTCGCGCCGCCACCTGAGCGCCGAGGAGGTCGAGGCCCTGGACTTCCCGGTGCCGCTGTGGCCCTGGGGTCAGTACTTCGCCATCGCGTTCATCATCTTCACCTTCGGCATCATGCTCTGGGAGCCGGAGTACTGGACCGCACTCGCCGTGGGCGTGGGCTTCCTGGTGCTGATGACGGTGCTCTACTACGCCACCGGCCGGCACCGGATCCCCGGAATCAACGACATCGACGGCGCGCGGCTCTAG
- the putP gene encoding sodium/proline symporter PutP, whose protein sequence is MTESTWFVIAIVIYMFTMLAIGYWSYVHTSKYDDYVLGDRGLNPFVAALSAGASDMSGWLLMGLPGALFVSGLSELWIAVGLLIGSFVSWSIVAPRLRSYSEIAQNSITLPSFFGNRLRDHTRSVRVTAALIIILFFTFYVSSGMVSGGRYFEATFGGDYLTGMIIVAAVTVAYTFIGGFLAVSYTDVVQGLIMFLALILVPTMALLTLDNPADIFTWATEHDYGPWTDGTGNPEFFSMFTGVSVATLIGHLAWGLGYFGQPHIVIRYMALRRPSEARRGRMWGILWMGLCVLGALATATVGTVFFSQNPDIAVTDREAFETIFLDMGRILFHPLIAGLVLTAVLAAIMSTMSSQLLVVSSSLIEDLMTIFLKKRPEEMVLVNLSRTAVVAVSVVAAALAVNPNDSILGLVAFAWAGFGSAFGPLMLFSLYWKRLNTAGALAGMVTGAVVSFVWGSVEALSGTIYEMVPGFAAAALVTWIVSSVTRAPSAEVQSDFERASKLAEIAESDPDVDIAEAGRRLEA, encoded by the coding sequence ATGACCGAGTCGACGTGGTTCGTCATAGCCATCGTCATCTACATGTTCACCATGCTGGCCATCGGCTACTGGTCCTACGTGCACACCAGCAAGTACGACGACTACGTGCTCGGCGACCGCGGCCTGAACCCGTTCGTCGCCGCGCTCTCGGCCGGCGCCTCGGACATGTCCGGCTGGCTGCTGATGGGCCTGCCCGGCGCGCTGTTCGTCTCCGGCCTCTCCGAGCTGTGGATCGCCGTCGGCCTGCTCATCGGCAGCTTCGTCTCCTGGTCGATCGTGGCACCCCGGCTGCGCAGCTACTCCGAGATCGCGCAGAACTCGATCACGCTGCCCAGCTTCTTCGGCAACCGGCTGCGCGACCACACCCGCTCGGTGCGCGTGACGGCCGCGCTGATCATCATCCTGTTCTTCACCTTCTACGTCTCCTCCGGCATGGTCTCCGGCGGGCGCTACTTCGAGGCCACCTTCGGCGGCGACTACCTGACCGGCATGATCATCGTCGCCGCCGTCACCGTCGCCTACACCTTCATCGGCGGCTTCCTGGCGGTCTCCTACACCGACGTCGTCCAGGGCCTGATCATGTTCCTCGCCCTGATCCTCGTGCCCACCATGGCGCTGCTGACCCTGGACAACCCCGCCGACATCTTCACCTGGGCCACCGAGCACGACTACGGCCCGTGGACCGACGGCACCGGCAACCCCGAGTTCTTCTCCATGTTCACCGGCGTCTCCGTGGCCACCTTGATCGGGCACCTGGCCTGGGGCCTGGGCTACTTCGGCCAGCCGCACATCGTCATCCGCTACATGGCGCTGCGCCGGCCCTCCGAGGCCCGCCGCGGGCGCATGTGGGGCATCCTCTGGATGGGCCTGTGCGTGCTCGGCGCGCTGGCCACCGCGACCGTGGGCACCGTGTTCTTCTCCCAGAACCCGGACATCGCGGTGACCGACCGCGAGGCCTTCGAGACGATCTTCCTGGACATGGGCCGCATCCTCTTCCACCCGCTGATCGCCGGCCTGGTGCTCACCGCGGTGCTCGCCGCGATCATGTCCACGATGAGCTCGCAGCTGCTGGTCGTCTCCTCCTCGCTGATCGAGGACCTGATGACGATCTTCCTGAAGAAGCGCCCCGAGGAGATGGTGCTGGTCAACCTCTCGCGCACCGCGGTCGTGGCCGTCTCCGTGGTCGCCGCCGCACTCGCTGTCAACCCCAATGACTCGATCCTGGGGCTGGTCGCCTTCGCCTGGGCGGGCTTCGGCTCCGCCTTCGGCCCGCTGATGCTCTTCAGCCTCTACTGGAAGCGCCTCAACACCGCCGGCGCCCTGGCCGGCATGGTCACCGGTGCCGTGGTATCCTTCGTCTGGGGCTCGGTCGAGGCGCTCTCCGGCACGATCTACGAGATGGTGCCCGGCTTCGCGGCGGCCGCGCTGGTGACCTGGATCGTCTCGAGCGTCACCCGCGCCCCCTCCGCCGAGGTGCAGTCCGACTTCGAGCGCGCCTCGAAGCTGGCCGAGATCGCCGAGTCCGACCCGGACGTCGACATCGCCGAGGCCGGGCGGCGCCTGGAGGCTTAA
- a CDS encoding DUF2269 domain-containing protein: MYTILLALHVIAAVLFLGPVTYAVSRFQVEAVAAHKGDERAAGTARTLHKVTSTYGVLSLLAPLLGIAVMFTDPGTYWTDGRFHASIGLSVVAWALLIFLIIPRQKKMAGALGLLGPDEVDADEKFRVSNWDKAKGQLSMFGGIFALLWVVIAVLMVI, encoded by the coding sequence GTGTACACCATCCTTCTCGCACTCCACGTCATCGCGGCCGTCCTCTTCCTCGGGCCGGTCACCTACGCGGTCTCCCGTTTCCAGGTTGAGGCCGTCGCCGCCCACAAGGGTGACGAGCGCGCCGCCGGCACCGCCCGCACGCTGCACAAGGTCACCTCGACCTACGGCGTGCTCTCGCTGCTCGCCCCGCTGCTGGGTATCGCGGTCATGTTCACCGACCCCGGCACCTACTGGACCGACGGCCGCTTCCACGCCTCCATCGGCCTGTCCGTGGTCGCCTGGGCCCTGCTGATCTTCCTGATCATCCCGCGTCAGAAGAAGATGGCCGGCGCCCTGGGTCTGCTCGGCCCCGACGAGGTCGACGCCGACGAGAAGTTCCGGGTCAGCAACTGGGACAAGGCGAAGGGCCAGCTGTCCATGTTCGGCGGCATCTTCGCGCTGCTCTGGGTCGTCATCGCCGTCCTGATGGTGATCTGA
- a CDS encoding HNH endonuclease family protein: protein MPLSETPARWLRRILLVLTAWALAATAWPWLRPYETLDDVPLPALGDSLAAVVVLDARPELPGYTREAFGAGWAAQPGGCTTRQAVIAAQFEDVHAEEATCRLLAGAGQDPYTGEALAATDEVEIDHVFPLAAAWDMGAHAWDTRTRHAFANDAVNLVATSKAANRDKSDQLPAEWLPEAPRARCWYARRVAAVAARWGLALSRADRAAMRGACRLGGLGAALPR from the coding sequence GTGCCCCTCAGTGAGACCCCCGCGCGCTGGCTGCGCCGCATCCTGCTCGTCCTGACCGCCTGGGCGCTGGCCGCCACCGCGTGGCCGTGGCTGCGCCCCTACGAGACGCTTGACGACGTCCCGCTGCCCGCCCTGGGCGATTCCCTCGCGGCCGTCGTCGTGCTCGACGCCCGCCCCGAGCTGCCCGGCTACACCCGCGAGGCCTTCGGCGCCGGGTGGGCCGCGCAACCGGGCGGGTGCACCACCCGCCAGGCGGTCATCGCCGCGCAGTTCGAGGACGTGCACGCCGAGGAGGCGACCTGCCGGCTGCTCGCCGGGGCCGGTCAGGACCCCTACACCGGCGAGGCGCTCGCGGCGACCGACGAGGTCGAGATCGACCACGTCTTCCCGCTGGCCGCCGCCTGGGACATGGGCGCGCACGCCTGGGACACCCGCACCCGCCACGCCTTCGCCAACGACGCGGTCAACCTCGTGGCCACCTCGAAGGCCGCCAACCGGGACAAGTCGGACCAGCTGCCCGCCGAGTGGCTGCCCGAGGCCCCGCGGGCGCGCTGCTGGTACGCGCGCCGCGTCGCGGCGGTCGCGGCGCGCTGGGGGCTCGCGCTCTCCCGGGCGGACCGGGCGGCGATGCGCGGGGCGTGCCGCCTCGGCGGACTGGGCGCGGCGCTGCCCCGCTGA
- a CDS encoding DEAD/DEAH box helicase: MSITENAAGGENAPENVDESVNREDSRGVEAQTSENTRAADQAGQTENDDEKKDSAAEGGAEAAADAHVAEGTASESDGAEDMDDKERVEQGAENENDDAKGAENKDDAAQDAGADGKTEENTDDKSGTSGADEKSEKDDENDKNDDAPGFDALSLPDDVVEAVRKVGFEQPSAIQQETIPLLMQGRDVVGLAQTGTGKTAAFALPILARIDRSQRHPQALVLAPTRELALQVADSFQQFADHLGGIHILPIYGGQAYGIQLGGLRRGAHIIVGTPGRVIDHLERGSLDISNLRFLVLDEADEMLNMGFQEDVERILEDTPEHKQVALFSATMPNGIRRISKQYLDNPAEVTVKAETRTATNITQRWLHVAHRNKLDALTRILEVTEFEAMIIFVRTKSETEEVAEKLRARGFSAAAINGDVAQAQRERTVDQLRDGRLDILVATDVAARGLDVERISHVLNFDIPHDTESYVHRIGRTGRAGRTGEAILFVTPRERRMLRTIERVTNAPLAEMDLPTVDEVNESRKSRFADSITESLEDPQLELFRGLVKAYSEAHDTPLEDIAAALATQAQIGDEFLMKEPPKDARRDRRDRRDRDRDRDRGDRRGRGRFEAGEGKAMYRIAVGKRQHVRPGAIVGALANEGGLNSRDFGRISIFGSHSLVELPEDLPGEVFERLEETRISGQLINLERDTGRPPRDRDRDNYRDRGRGRRDDRRGGHRDHHDRRGGHRDDRRDDRRGGYRDRDDRRGGYRDRDDRRGGHRGGNRDRDDRRGGYRDRDDRRGGHRGGNRDRRDRW; encoded by the coding sequence ATGAGCATAACCGAAAACGCCGCCGGCGGCGAGAATGCGCCGGAGAATGTGGATGAGTCGGTGAACCGGGAAGATTCGCGCGGTGTCGAGGCCCAGACCTCGGAGAACACCAGGGCCGCGGATCAGGCCGGGCAGACCGAGAACGACGACGAGAAGAAGGACAGCGCCGCCGAGGGCGGCGCAGAGGCCGCGGCGGACGCGCACGTGGCGGAAGGGACGGCGTCGGAAAGCGACGGCGCGGAGGACATGGACGACAAGGAACGCGTCGAGCAGGGCGCCGAGAACGAGAACGACGACGCCAAGGGCGCCGAGAACAAGGACGACGCCGCGCAGGACGCCGGCGCCGACGGGAAGACGGAAGAGAACACGGACGACAAGTCCGGCACGTCCGGTGCGGACGAGAAGTCCGAGAAGGACGACGAGAACGACAAGAACGACGACGCCCCGGGCTTCGACGCGCTGAGCCTGCCCGACGACGTCGTCGAGGCCGTGCGCAAGGTCGGCTTCGAGCAGCCCTCGGCGATCCAGCAGGAGACCATCCCGCTGCTGATGCAGGGCCGCGACGTGGTCGGCCTGGCCCAGACCGGCACCGGCAAGACCGCGGCGTTCGCGCTGCCGATCCTGGCGCGCATCGACCGCTCGCAGCGCCACCCGCAGGCCCTGGTGCTCGCGCCGACGCGCGAGCTGGCCCTGCAGGTCGCCGACAGCTTCCAGCAGTTCGCCGACCACCTCGGCGGCATCCACATCCTGCCGATCTACGGCGGGCAGGCCTACGGCATCCAGCTCGGCGGCCTGCGGCGCGGCGCCCACATCATCGTGGGCACCCCGGGCCGTGTGATCGACCACCTCGAGCGCGGCTCGCTGGACATCTCCAACCTGCGCTTCCTCGTCCTCGACGAGGCCGACGAGATGCTCAACATGGGCTTCCAGGAGGACGTCGAGCGCATCCTCGAGGACACCCCGGAGCACAAGCAGGTCGCCCTGTTCTCGGCGACCATGCCCAACGGCATCCGCCGGATCTCCAAGCAGTACCTCGACAACCCCGCCGAGGTCACCGTCAAGGCGGAGACCCGCACGGCCACCAACATCACGCAGCGCTGGCTGCACGTGGCCCACCGCAACAAGCTCGACGCGCTGACCCGCATCCTCGAGGTCACCGAGTTCGAGGCCATGATCATCTTCGTGCGCACCAAGTCGGAGACCGAGGAGGTCGCCGAGAAGCTGCGCGCCCGGGGCTTCTCCGCCGCCGCCATCAACGGTGACGTCGCCCAGGCCCAGCGTGAGCGCACCGTCGACCAGCTGCGCGACGGCCGCCTGGACATCCTCGTGGCCACCGACGTCGCCGCCCGCGGCCTCGACGTCGAGCGCATCAGCCACGTGCTCAACTTCGACATCCCCCATGACACGGAGAGCTACGTCCACCGCATCGGCCGCACCGGCCGTGCCGGGCGCACCGGCGAGGCCATCCTCTTCGTCACCCCGCGCGAGCGCCGCATGCTGCGCACCATCGAGCGGGTGACCAACGCGCCGCTGGCCGAGATGGACCTGCCGACCGTCGACGAGGTCAACGAGTCGCGCAAGTCCCGCTTCGCCGACTCGATCACCGAGTCGCTGGAGGACCCGCAGCTCGAGCTGTTCCGCGGCCTGGTCAAGGCCTACTCCGAGGCGCACGACACGCCGCTGGAGGACATCGCCGCCGCCCTGGCCACCCAGGCGCAGATCGGCGACGAGTTCCTGATGAAGGAGCCGCCGAAGGACGCCAGGCGCGACCGTCGGGACCGCCGCGACCGCGACCGTGACCGCGACCGGGGCGACCGCCGCGGACGCGGCCGCTTCGAGGCCGGCGAGGGCAAGGCGATGTACCGCATCGCCGTGGGCAAGCGCCAGCACGTGCGCCCGGGTGCCATCGTCGGCGCCCTGGCCAACGAGGGCGGGCTGAACTCCCGCGACTTCGGCCGCATCTCGATCTTCGGCTCGCACTCCCTGGTGGAGCTGCCCGAGGATCTGCCGGGCGAGGTCTTCGAGCGCCTGGAGGAGACCCGCATCTCCGGCCAGCTGATCAACCTCGAGCGCGACACCGGCCGCCCGCCGCGTGACCGCGACCGCGACAACTACCGCGACCGGGGCCGTGGCCGGCGCGACGACCGCCGGGGCGGTCACCGCGACCACCACGACCGCCGTGGCGGGCACCGTGACGACCGTCGTGACGACCGGCGTGGCGGCTACCGGGACCGCGATGACCGCCGTGGCGGTTACCGCGACCGGGACGACCGTCGGGGTGGCCACCGTGGCGGCAACCGGGACCGTGACGACCGACGCGGCGGCTACCGCGACCGGGACGACCGTCGGGGCGGCCACCGGGGCGGCAACCGAGACCGTCGCGACCGCTGGTAG